A region of Geothrix edaphica DNA encodes the following proteins:
- the prfB gene encoding peptide chain release factor 2 codes for MDFETLVRAKNELDPRVRQLVAHLDPERKALELEQIEERTTAPGFWDDPEAAKPLLQKRGAITDDIALAKRLTGGLEDLETGLELAKEDGDMLTEAEAVEGALRKAVEDAELRMMLSGDLDHNRAIVAIAPGAGGTESQDWAAMLLRMYLRFCEAKGWGTEMLDYQDGEEGGIKGATFIVDAPFSYGYLRAEAGVHRLVRISPFDSAKRRHTSFAAVYVSPELDDTINVDIPEKDLKIDVFRASGAGGQHVNRTESAVRFTHLPTGIVVSCQNERSQIKNRATALKVLQGRLYELEQRKFLEKVAAASGDKADVAWGSQIRSYVLQPYQMVKDHRTGEETSQTQKVLDGDIDAFIRAQLLAKSLKAEG; via the coding sequence ATGGATTTCGAGACCCTGGTGCGGGCCAAGAACGAGCTGGACCCCCGGGTCCGGCAGCTGGTCGCCCACCTCGACCCCGAGCGCAAAGCCCTGGAGCTGGAACAGATCGAAGAGCGCACCACGGCCCCGGGCTTCTGGGACGACCCGGAGGCCGCCAAGCCGCTCCTCCAGAAGCGGGGGGCGATCACCGACGACATCGCCCTGGCCAAGCGCCTGACGGGCGGCCTCGAGGACCTGGAGACCGGCCTGGAGCTGGCCAAGGAAGACGGGGACATGCTCACCGAGGCCGAGGCGGTGGAAGGCGCTCTCCGCAAGGCCGTCGAGGATGCCGAGCTGCGCATGATGCTCAGCGGCGACCTGGACCACAACCGCGCCATCGTGGCCATCGCCCCCGGCGCCGGCGGCACCGAGAGCCAGGACTGGGCGGCCATGCTGCTCCGCATGTACCTGCGCTTCTGCGAAGCCAAGGGCTGGGGCACGGAGATGCTCGATTACCAGGATGGGGAGGAGGGGGGCATCAAGGGCGCCACCTTCATCGTGGACGCGCCCTTCTCCTACGGCTACCTGCGGGCCGAGGCCGGCGTCCACCGCCTGGTGCGCATCAGCCCCTTCGATTCCGCCAAGCGCCGGCACACCAGCTTCGCCGCGGTGTACGTGAGCCCCGAGCTGGACGACACCATCAACGTGGACATCCCCGAAAAGGACCTCAAGATCGATGTCTTCCGCGCCAGCGGCGCCGGCGGCCAGCACGTGAACCGCACCGAGTCCGCCGTGCGCTTCACCCACCTGCCCACGGGCATCGTGGTGAGCTGCCAGAACGAGCGCAGCCAGATCAAGAACCGGGCCACGGCCCTGAAGGTGCTGCAGGGGCGGCTCTACGAGCTGGAGCAGCGGAAGTTCCTGGAGAAGGTGGCTGCCGCCAGCGGCGACAAGGCCGACGTGGCCTGGGGCAGCCAGATCCGCAGCTACGTGCTCCAGCCCTACCAGATGGTGAAGGACCACCGCACCGGCGAGGAGACCAGCCAGACCCAGAAGGTGCTGGACGGCGACATCGATGCCTTCATCCGTGCCCAGCTGCTGGCGAAGTCGCTCAAGGCCGAGGGCTGA
- the rpsF gene encoding 30S ribosomal protein S6 — translation MRHYETIFIASPTLTDEQSDELVKQYEGIIAEQGGELLKTDKWGRKKLAYEVQKFSEGYYTLFEMNAGPDLIAELERRFRNNDSVIKYLSVRLDEAEKAAGRAKQRIEREAKRKAQAGIKDRAPEEVVG, via the coding sequence ATGCGTCACTACGAGACCATCTTCATCGCCTCCCCCACGCTGACGGACGAGCAGAGCGATGAGCTCGTCAAGCAGTACGAGGGGATCATCGCCGAGCAGGGTGGCGAGCTGCTCAAGACCGACAAGTGGGGCCGCAAGAAGCTGGCCTACGAGGTCCAGAAGTTCAGCGAGGGCTACTACACGCTCTTCGAGATGAACGCCGGACCCGACCTCATCGCCGAGCTGGAGCGCCGCTTCCGCAACAACGATTCGGTCATCAAGTACCTGAGCGTCCGCCTGGACGAGGCCGAGAAGGCCGCGGGCCGCGCCAAGCAGCGCATCGAGCGCGAGGCCAAGCGCAAGGCCCAGGCCGGCATCAAGGATCGCGCACCTGAGGAGGTGGTCGGATGA
- the bamD gene encoding outer membrane protein assembly factor BamD, whose amino-acid sequence MKRILTALSLTLLIAGLGLGCRKPKTADQTTTSAVLMATADKQMKQGKFNEARITLRHLEQYLPGSPEFPKAKLMLGDSFFFQGSPSFPEAEVEYTSFLNYFPRHELRDYALYHRALCHFSSIESAERDQTETRKALEGFQQLLAESPGSPYAGEAKAKVLQCWRRIAEHELVVGVFYVNVYYYPGAERRLKALLETYPDYVDRERAYFYLGEALRQRLVTPEEATQYAKDYAAKFQKEDLRTLTAEQKEQYSKDFTAFTTERIKGFRDEARSYYQKLVESYPGSEWARRAADRLVTMGTGGVKEDLDS is encoded by the coding sequence ATGAAGCGCATCCTCACCGCCCTGTCCCTCACCCTCCTGATCGCAGGGCTGGGCCTGGGCTGCCGCAAGCCGAAGACGGCCGACCAGACCACGACCTCCGCCGTGCTGATGGCCACGGCGGACAAGCAGATGAAGCAGGGCAAGTTCAACGAGGCCCGGATCACCCTCCGCCACCTGGAGCAGTACCTCCCGGGCTCGCCCGAGTTCCCCAAGGCCAAGCTCATGCTGGGCGACAGCTTCTTCTTCCAGGGCAGCCCCAGCTTCCCCGAAGCCGAAGTGGAGTACACGAGCTTCCTGAACTACTTCCCCCGCCACGAACTCCGGGACTACGCCCTGTACCACCGGGCCCTCTGCCACTTCTCCTCCATCGAGAGCGCGGAACGCGACCAGACGGAGACCCGCAAGGCCCTGGAGGGCTTCCAGCAGCTGCTGGCGGAATCGCCGGGCAGCCCCTACGCCGGGGAGGCCAAGGCCAAGGTCCTCCAGTGCTGGCGGCGCATCGCCGAACACGAGCTGGTGGTGGGCGTCTTCTACGTGAACGTCTATTACTATCCCGGCGCCGAGCGGCGCCTGAAGGCCCTGCTGGAGACCTACCCCGACTACGTGGACCGCGAGCGGGCCTACTTCTACCTGGGCGAGGCCCTGCGCCAGCGGCTGGTCACCCCAGAGGAAGCGACCCAATACGCGAAAGACTACGCTGCCAAATTTCAGAAGGAAGACCTCAGAACCCTCACTGCCGAGCAGAAGGAGCAGTACTCGAAGGATTTCACAGCCTTCACGACCGAGCGCATCAAGGGCTTCCGGGACGAGGCCAGGAGCTACTACCAGAAGCTGGTGGAGAGCTATCCCGGCTCCGAATGGGCCCGCCGCGCGGCGGACCGCCTGGTGACCATGGGCACCGGCGGCGTGAAGGAAGACCTGGATAGTTGA
- a CDS encoding aldo/keto reductase: protein MELSSLGLGTYLGPSTSAADEGYVQAAGAFLAAGGTVFDTAANYRGGRSERALGAAFIGRPRDGFFVSTKAGYLPMGDGSPGEDSAAWFRRVLEAPGILRADEVADGCHAMTPRYLAHQLEVSLAALGVASVDLFHLHNPEQQLPHLGPEAFHAVIQQAFEACEGFVRTGRIRAYGVATWNGFRVPPGRPDHLSLERLLAAAEAAGGQDHHFRWIQLPLNLALPEAFLAPTQVFRGERMTPLRAAQAAGLSVQTSASIMQARILTQLPADLVAALGGTTPAQAALQFPRSCPGVTVALCGMGRPEHVVENAAVLDLPKVDPAVLAGLFG from the coding sequence ATGGAATTGAGCAGCCTCGGCCTCGGCACCTACCTGGGACCGTCCACTTCCGCCGCGGATGAGGGCTATGTCCAGGCCGCCGGGGCCTTCCTCGCAGCGGGCGGCACGGTGTTCGACACCGCGGCCAACTACCGGGGCGGCCGGTCGGAGCGGGCCCTGGGCGCCGCCTTCATCGGCCGGCCCCGGGACGGGTTCTTCGTCTCCACCAAGGCCGGCTACCTGCCCATGGGCGATGGCAGCCCCGGCGAGGATTCCGCGGCCTGGTTCCGGCGGGTGCTCGAGGCTCCCGGCATCCTCCGCGCGGACGAGGTCGCGGACGGCTGCCACGCCATGACCCCCCGCTACCTGGCCCACCAGCTGGAGGTGAGCTTGGCCGCGCTGGGGGTGGCCTCCGTGGACCTCTTCCACCTCCACAATCCGGAGCAGCAGCTCCCCCACCTCGGTCCTGAGGCTTTCCACGCCGTCATCCAGCAGGCCTTCGAGGCCTGCGAAGGGTTCGTGCGGACCGGGAGGATCCGCGCCTACGGCGTGGCCACCTGGAACGGGTTCCGGGTGCCGCCGGGACGGCCCGACCACCTCAGCCTCGAGCGCCTGCTGGCCGCCGCCGAGGCCGCCGGAGGGCAGGACCACCACTTCCGCTGGATCCAGCTGCCCCTGAACCTCGCCCTGCCCGAAGCCTTCCTGGCGCCCACCCAGGTGTTCCGTGGCGAGCGGATGACGCCGCTCCGGGCGGCCCAGGCCGCGGGGCTCTCCGTGCAGACCTCCGCCTCGATCATGCAGGCGCGCATCCTCACCCAGCTGCCCGCGGACCTCGTGGCGGCGCTGGGGGGGACGACCCCGGCGCAGGCCGCGCTGCAGTTCCCTCGCTCCTGCCCCGGCGTCACCGTGGCCCTCTGCGGCATGGGCCGGCCCGAGCATGTGGTCGAGAACGCCGCGGTCCTGGACCTTCCCAAGGTCGATCCGGCCGTGCTCGCGGGCCTCTTCGGATGA
- a CDS encoding alpha/beta hydrolase, whose product MPELIPVLPADLEPTARGVLSGHGGVTLAWARWEHPHPRGRVVISHGYGEHGERYRHTAHWLHGLGWSVSSMDHSGFGRSGGIRGDADGIRAFVDDFALFLRQERRHDAERTGATARVVDGVPMPPLPVCPQVVLGHSFGGLVSLLTLLWHADTLDGLILSSPSLAVRSNSRALVLLSRLLRWLMPHRPIQLHGDKSRVCSDPVLVQRYEADPLCHRWATAAFGAALEEGRTELLPLGQELDRPMLLLESGEDTVVDPDASEALWSAVKPGLLERHRLAGFYHEVFHDRRRAQAQALVEPWLEHLCQAWNPSLRPWNPSLRPAMSELLSPESA is encoded by the coding sequence ATGCCCGAGTTGATCCCGGTCCTGCCCGCCGATCTGGAGCCCACCGCCCGTGGGGTCCTGTCGGGCCATGGGGGCGTGACCCTGGCCTGGGCGCGCTGGGAGCACCCCCATCCCCGGGGCCGGGTGGTGATCTCCCACGGCTACGGCGAGCACGGCGAGCGCTACCGCCACACGGCCCACTGGCTGCACGGCCTGGGCTGGTCCGTGTCCAGCATGGACCACAGCGGCTTCGGGCGGTCCGGCGGCATCCGGGGCGATGCGGACGGCATCCGCGCCTTCGTGGACGACTTCGCCCTCTTCCTCCGCCAGGAGCGGCGCCACGACGCCGAGCGCACCGGCGCCACGGCCCGGGTGGTGGACGGCGTGCCCATGCCGCCCCTGCCGGTCTGCCCCCAGGTGGTGCTGGGCCACAGCTTCGGCGGGCTGGTCTCGCTGCTGACCCTGCTCTGGCATGCGGACACCCTGGACGGACTGATCCTGTCGAGCCCCAGCCTGGCGGTGCGGTCCAATTCCCGGGCCCTGGTCCTGCTCTCCCGCCTCCTGCGCTGGCTCATGCCCCACCGGCCCATCCAGCTCCACGGCGACAAGAGCCGCGTCTGCTCGGACCCCGTCCTCGTGCAGCGCTACGAGGCGGATCCCCTCTGCCACCGCTGGGCCACGGCCGCCTTCGGCGCCGCCCTGGAGGAGGGCCGGACGGAGCTCCTGCCCCTGGGCCAGGAGCTGGACCGTCCCATGCTCCTGCTGGAATCCGGCGAGGACACCGTGGTGGATCCCGACGCCTCCGAGGCCCTGTGGTCCGCCGTGAAGCCCGGCCTGCTGGAACGCCACCGCCTGGCCGGTTTCTACCATGAGGTCTTCCACGACCGGCGCCGAGCCCAGGCCCAGGCCCTGGTCGAACCCTGGCTCGAGCACCTGTGCCAGGCTTGGAATCCTTCCCTCCGACCCTGGAACCCTTCGCTCCGTCCCGCCATGTCTGAATTGCTGTCTCCGGAGTCCGCATGA
- a CDS encoding DUF6677 family protein: MSEPTPALRLPMPLRRKKALQAAWKPLLFQWLVPGAGYWMIGEKGRAKVFFGVWVLFCLLAAFQLQYGAVDGVRGGVFVPVQGAWLPTLGAFGTLGVGPVYGLFAWAFGGAGTEPVRTLTQEYGATYVMVAGLLNWLCCFDLWDRITGRWVFRLPKDEQEKLAKGE, encoded by the coding sequence ATGTCCGAACCCACGCCCGCGCTCAGGCTCCCCATGCCCCTCCGCCGCAAGAAGGCCCTCCAGGCCGCCTGGAAGCCCCTGCTGTTCCAGTGGCTGGTGCCGGGGGCGGGGTACTGGATGATCGGGGAGAAGGGCCGCGCCAAGGTGTTCTTCGGCGTCTGGGTGCTCTTCTGTCTGCTGGCGGCGTTCCAGCTGCAGTACGGCGCCGTCGATGGCGTGAGGGGAGGCGTCTTCGTGCCCGTGCAGGGAGCCTGGCTGCCCACCCTCGGCGCCTTCGGCACCCTGGGCGTCGGCCCGGTGTACGGCCTCTTCGCCTGGGCCTTCGGCGGGGCCGGCACCGAGCCGGTGCGCACGCTCACGCAGGAGTACGGGGCCACCTACGTGATGGTGGCCGGTCTCCTGAACTGGCTCTGCTGCTTCGACCTCTGGGACCGCATCACCGGCCGCTGGGTCTTCCGCCTCCCCAAGGACGAGCAGGAAAAGCTCGCCAAGGGCGAGTAG
- the rpsR gene encoding 30S ribosomal protein S18: MKRRADAKKGKPKKKKAFGGRRAKFCKFCVEKSTMIDYKDVKTLQAFTPERGKVLPRRTSGVCAVHQRALVEAIKRARNIALLPFATD; this comes from the coding sequence ATGAAGCGCCGAGCTGACGCCAAGAAGGGCAAGCCCAAGAAGAAGAAGGCTTTTGGGGGACGACGCGCGAAGTTCTGCAAGTTCTGCGTCGAGAAGTCCACCATGATCGACTACAAGGACGTGAAGACCCTCCAGGCCTTCACCCCCGAGCGCGGCAAGGTGCTGCCCCGCCGCACCAGCGGCGTGTGCGCCGTCCACCAGCGCGCCCTCGTGGAAGCCATCAAGCGCGCGCGGAACATCGCGCTGCTACCGTTCGCCACGGACTAG